Proteins encoded within one genomic window of Acinetobacter sp. WCHA55:
- the mobA gene encoding molybdenum cofactor guanylyltransferase — MKRKIFKPVSYPETEVVILAGGQARRMNGMNKLLQKFDDEIQLIKIHQQLKSRATKVWVNSHRDHSIYERLIPSIGFFEDEATGFQGPLMGMKSAWAHVQSDYVLFVPCDVTFIPKKVFSRLHQTMQQDPNCGVVIVEINGRALYPFCLLKRSSLPTLIQHLEQNQRSLRQCFADLHSQVARFKNHALFFHSINSLDELQQHRQLNFL; from the coding sequence ATGAAAAGAAAAATATTCAAACCCGTGAGCTACCCAGAAACTGAAGTTGTCATTTTGGCGGGCGGTCAGGCGCGCCGTATGAATGGCATGAATAAACTTTTGCAAAAATTTGATGATGAAATTCAGCTCATCAAAATCCATCAGCAGCTAAAATCACGTGCAACCAAGGTATGGGTCAACAGCCATCGGGACCATTCTATTTATGAGCGGTTGATTCCGTCAATTGGCTTTTTTGAAGATGAGGCAACAGGCTTTCAAGGACCTTTGATGGGAATGAAAAGTGCATGGGCGCATGTGCAGTCAGACTATGTGCTGTTCGTACCCTGTGATGTGACTTTTATTCCTAAAAAAGTGTTTTCACGGTTACATCAGACGATGCAACAAGACCCTAACTGTGGTGTTGTTATTGTTGAAATCAATGGCCGTGCGTTATATCCATTTTGTTTGTTAAAACGTAGCAGTCTACCGACATTGATTCAGCACCTTGAGCAAAATCAGCGCAGCTTAAGGCAGTGTTTTGCAGATTTGCACTCACAAGTGGCACGATTTAAAAATCATGCACTGTTTTTTCACAGTATTAATTCGTTGGATGAGTTACAACAGCATCGGCAACTCAATTTTTTATAA
- the nirD gene encoding nitrite reductase small subunit NirD, which yields MTILKEMNELDWVDVCALDDVTPNTGVGALIEHQQIAIFRVGTEKRVYALSNQDPFSQAFVMSRGIIGDLQGERVVASPIYKQHFSLATGRCLEDKDQKLLVFPSKIENGRVWISPTPQKTYITNTGVSQEKMKLVLVGNGLAGMRCLEDLLDMAPDRYDVTVIGEEPWGNYNRIMLSPVLSGDKTIDDIMLHPHAWYSDKGIRFIAGDPAVRIDRPRKQVYTEKGEVVDYDRLILATGSKPFIPPIAGADLKGVISFRDIYDINTMLDYSKTKKNAVVIGGGLLGLEAAYGLKQRGMNVTVLHLMDRIMERQLDSKASQMLRHSIEQKGISIITEANTEALVGVDGHVTQICLKDGTVLDADLVVFAVGIRPNMALAQSAGLRCNRGVLVNDTMQTFDPSIYAVGECIEHRSQTFGLVEPLWGQAFICASHLAEHGSLTFKAPTVPTQLKVSGCDVFSAGNFEPKDDFEDIILNDEKRQIYKRIIIQKDKVVGAVLFGDTEDGVWYAELISDQTPISSIRNKLLFGKDFALKKAG from the coding sequence ATGACAATTTTAAAAGAAATGAATGAGTTGGATTGGGTTGATGTCTGTGCGCTAGATGATGTAACGCCAAATACAGGCGTAGGTGCACTTATTGAGCATCAGCAAATTGCCATTTTTCGTGTCGGTACTGAAAAGCGGGTGTATGCCTTGAGCAATCAAGACCCATTCAGCCAAGCTTTTGTGATGTCGCGCGGCATTATTGGTGATTTACAAGGTGAGCGTGTGGTGGCATCGCCCATTTATAAACAGCATTTTAGCTTGGCGACAGGCCGCTGTTTGGAAGATAAAGATCAAAAACTATTGGTTTTTCCAAGCAAAATTGAAAATGGTCGAGTGTGGATTAGTCCCACACCACAAAAAACCTATATCACCAACACAGGCGTATCTCAGGAAAAAATGAAGTTGGTGCTGGTTGGTAATGGTTTAGCGGGGATGCGTTGTTTGGAAGATTTGCTCGACATGGCGCCAGACCGTTATGACGTGACGGTGATTGGTGAAGAACCTTGGGGCAACTACAACCGTATTATGTTATCGCCTGTATTATCAGGAGATAAAACCATTGATGACATCATGTTGCATCCACATGCATGGTATAGCGACAAAGGGATTCGTTTTATTGCGGGTGATCCTGCGGTACGTATTGACCGTCCTCGTAAGCAGGTCTATACCGAAAAAGGTGAAGTGGTTGATTATGATCGTTTAATTTTAGCGACAGGTTCGAAACCGTTCATTCCTCCAATTGCTGGAGCGGATTTGAAAGGTGTCATTAGTTTCCGAGATATCTACGACATCAACACTATGTTGGATTACAGCAAGACCAAGAAAAACGCCGTGGTAATCGGTGGTGGTTTGTTGGGGCTTGAAGCTGCATATGGCCTCAAACAACGCGGGATGAATGTTACAGTTTTACATCTGATGGATCGCATTATGGAGCGTCAATTAGACAGTAAAGCCAGCCAAATGCTACGTCATAGTATTGAACAAAAGGGTATCTCCATTATAACTGAGGCCAATACTGAAGCATTGGTGGGTGTAGATGGTCATGTCACTCAAATTTGCTTGAAAGACGGTACAGTTTTAGATGCGGATCTTGTGGTTTTTGCAGTTGGTATTCGTCCGAACATGGCACTTGCACAAAGTGCAGGACTGCGCTGTAACCGCGGTGTGCTGGTGAATGACACCATGCAGACTTTTGACCCAAGTATTTACGCCGTGGGGGAGTGTATTGAACATCGTAGCCAGACTTTTGGCTTGGTTGAGCCACTTTGGGGGCAGGCGTTCATTTGTGCCTCACATTTGGCGGAGCATGGCAGCCTCACCTTTAAAGCACCAACTGTTCCAACACAGTTAAAGGTAAGTGGCTGTGATGTGTTCTCAGCGGGTAATTTTGAACCGAAGGATGACTTTGAAGACATTATTTTAAATGATGAAAAACGTCAGATTTATAAACGCATTATTATTCAAAAGGATAAGGTTGTTGGTGCGGTATTGTTTGGTGATACCGAAGATGGTGTCTGGTATGCAGAACTTATTTCGGATCAAACGCCAATTTCGTCAATTCGAAATAAATTGTTATTTGGTAAAGATTTTGCTTTAAAAAAAGCAGGGTAA
- a CDS encoding nitrate reductase: MNSIPVMELHSSTEKMMTTTQTTCPYCGVGCGVTATVEETALGQKVSVVGDAQHPSNYGKLCIKGSNLADTIGLETRVLHPMLGRKPQREISSWNTTTDLIANKFQHYIDQYGPESIAFYVSGQLLTEDYYVVNKFVKGYLGTANIDTNSRLCMSSAVAAHKRAFGEDLVPASYSDFEHTDMVVLVGSNTAWCHPVLYQRIMKAKEERDLFVVVIDPRFTATCEAADLHLPILPGQDVALFNGLLQYLATNHYTDTDFIAKYTQGLEQALASSASEASIASVSERTGISVEKLALFFEKFAQTEKVMSLFSMGVNQSSRGVDKANSITNCHLLTGKIGKLGAAPFSMTGQPNAMGGREVGGLANMLAAHMDLDNPKHQQLVQQFWHSPTIAKQVGLKAVDLFEAVEAGKIKAIWIMATNPVVSLPNADQVKRALEKCEFVVVSDICLDTDTTQYADVLLPALGWGEKDGTVTNSERRISRQRAFLERPAQAQADWWSVSEVAKKLGFQGFDFESSHDIFKEHAQLSAYQNAEIDLRSSTETFRYFNLAGLTDLSFDDYQKLEPTQWPVLAPLKSGQTKPNTFAQLFKDGQFSHQDGKAKFIATTAVGAVNPISSEYPLVLNTGRIRDQWHTMTRTGLSANLSTHKAEPYCEIHPNDALKYGLKDGELVEIKSAWGNCVLRATISDNIRRGQIFAPIHWSDQFASDARIGKVVNPVVDTISGEPEFKHTPVMMHPFYTQWQGVFYVRTGFEHLVQQSIEQSVWWTKIKTAKAIRYELADRRRFTETTEQLKALLPFDDESFEWLNLEDQTAHISHSVVLQDGHLIASLYIAPKMLLPDRDWVASLFKRERLSAMHRKALLAGQAISITNSDGPLVCSCFKVGKNRIINAIKEKNITHEKQVTACLKAGGNCGSCLPEIRGLIKACQTEVVE, translated from the coding sequence ATGAATAGTATCCCTGTAATGGAACTGCATAGCTCCACAGAAAAAATGATGACAACCACGCAAACCACCTGCCCCTACTGTGGGGTGGGGTGTGGGGTAACAGCAACTGTTGAAGAAACGGCTTTAGGCCAAAAAGTCTCTGTAGTGGGTGATGCTCAACATCCATCTAATTATGGAAAGTTGTGCATTAAAGGCAGTAATTTAGCCGATACCATAGGTTTAGAAACTCGTGTTTTACATCCCATGTTGGGGCGTAAACCGCAACGTGAGATAAGTTCATGGAATACTACAACAGATTTAATCGCCAATAAATTTCAACATTATATTGATCAATATGGGCCTGAAAGTATTGCTTTTTATGTCTCAGGCCAACTGCTGACTGAAGATTATTATGTGGTCAATAAATTTGTTAAAGGTTACTTGGGTACGGCCAATATAGACACCAATTCACGGTTGTGTATGTCTTCAGCCGTTGCTGCGCATAAACGCGCTTTTGGGGAAGACTTAGTTCCAGCCAGTTATAGCGATTTTGAACATACCGATATGGTGGTTTTGGTCGGTTCCAATACAGCTTGGTGTCATCCTGTGCTGTATCAACGCATCATGAAAGCCAAAGAGGAGCGAGACCTTTTTGTCGTCGTGATTGACCCGCGTTTTACTGCCACCTGTGAGGCGGCTGATTTACACTTGCCGATTTTACCGGGTCAAGATGTCGCGCTGTTCAATGGTCTATTACAGTATTTAGCAACCAATCATTATACCGATACCGATTTTATTGCAAAGTATACACAAGGGCTAGAGCAAGCGCTGGCAAGTAGTGCTTCTGAAGCATCCATAGCGAGTGTGAGCGAACGAACGGGGATTTCTGTTGAAAAATTAGCCCTCTTTTTTGAAAAATTTGCACAAACAGAAAAAGTGATGAGCTTATTTTCAATGGGGGTGAACCAGTCTTCACGTGGGGTAGACAAAGCCAATAGCATTACCAACTGTCATTTGTTGACTGGCAAAATTGGGAAATTGGGTGCTGCACCTTTTTCGATGACGGGTCAACCGAATGCAATGGGTGGGCGCGAAGTGGGTGGTCTTGCTAATATGTTGGCTGCCCATATGGATTTGGATAATCCCAAGCATCAACAATTGGTACAGCAGTTTTGGCACAGTCCAACCATTGCAAAGCAAGTGGGTTTAAAAGCCGTCGACCTTTTTGAAGCGGTCGAAGCTGGAAAAATTAAAGCCATTTGGATTATGGCGACTAATCCTGTGGTGAGTTTACCCAATGCTGATCAGGTGAAACGTGCACTAGAGAAATGTGAGTTTGTGGTGGTATCAGACATTTGTCTAGATACAGATACCACGCAATATGCCGATGTGTTACTGCCTGCGTTGGGTTGGGGGGAAAAAGATGGCACAGTCACTAATTCTGAACGCCGGATTTCCAGACAGCGTGCCTTTTTAGAACGTCCAGCCCAAGCACAAGCGGATTGGTGGTCAGTTTCAGAAGTTGCGAAAAAATTAGGGTTTCAGGGTTTTGACTTTGAAAGTAGTCATGACATTTTCAAAGAACATGCACAACTTTCAGCTTATCAAAATGCAGAAATCGATTTACGTTCATCGACGGAAACATTCCGCTATTTCAATTTGGCAGGTTTGACGGATCTCTCATTTGATGACTACCAAAAACTTGAACCGACGCAGTGGCCTGTGCTCGCACCTTTGAAAAGTGGGCAAACCAAACCAAACACTTTTGCCCAATTATTTAAAGATGGTCAGTTTAGTCACCAAGATGGTAAAGCCAAGTTTATTGCAACAACAGCAGTTGGTGCGGTGAATCCAATTAGCAGCGAGTATCCATTGGTGCTGAATACAGGACGTATCCGCGATCAATGGCATACTATGACGCGTACAGGTTTATCCGCTAATTTAAGTACCCATAAAGCAGAGCCTTATTGCGAGATTCATCCAAATGATGCCCTGAAATATGGTTTAAAAGATGGCGAACTGGTGGAGATCAAATCAGCTTGGGGAAATTGCGTGCTGCGGGCTACAATCAGTGACAATATCCGCCGTGGACAGATTTTTGCACCGATTCACTGGAGTGATCAATTCGCATCTGACGCACGGATTGGCAAAGTGGTGAATCCTGTTGTAGATACTATTTCAGGAGAACCTGAGTTCAAACATACCCCTGTGATGATGCATCCATTTTATACGCAATGGCAGGGCGTATTCTATGTCAGAACGGGCTTTGAACATTTGGTGCAACAAAGCATTGAACAAAGCGTTTGGTGGACAAAAATCAAAACAGCCAAAGCGATTCGTTATGAGTTGGCTGATCGTCGACGTTTTACGGAAACGACTGAACAACTCAAAGCTTTGTTGCCTTTTGATGATGAAAGTTTTGAATGGCTCAATTTAGAAGATCAAACGGCCCATATCAGTCATAGCGTGGTATTACAAGATGGACACCTCATTGCGAGTCTATATATTGCGCCTAAAATGTTATTGCCCGATCGGGACTGGGTGGCAAGCCTGTTTAAGCGCGAGCGCTTAAGTGCCATGCATCGGAAGGCTTTATTGGCAGGACAAGCAATATCGATCACCAATAGCGATGGCCCACTGGTCTGTAGTTGCTTTAAAGTTGGAAAAAATCGTATTATCAATGCGATTAAAGAAAAAAATATCACCCATGAGAAACAAGTGACTGCATGCTTAAAGGCTGGAGGCAATTGCGGTTCTTGCTTACCTGAAATTCGAGGTCTGATCAAAGCTTGTCAAACGGAGGTGGTAGAATGA